In Cryptococcus neoformans var. neoformans JEC21 chromosome 5 sequence, one genomic interval encodes:
- a CDS encoding cop9 signalosome complex subunit 1, putative, whose product MASKRSYTDILASIDPAQFDWPAYEGTYKGRALITRYAHLVNTCVAYPSLSASELAKTALLKLIPLVKSSTWDINTYLWAVSVLFTIVHPGQRWKAAEEMEVDREEDDEGGITKITSRGIPPGEGKEEDGFPDERWINETRDTVAKEVSRLDVELRGYMSNLIKESIRLTQLAFAELAFKVGKVREALNYYAATREYSSTPQHHVDLGVGVVETCLAFNYPAPLSGHIAKLETTLDRLHPPPHTQSKQQAGLSTTASDLRERQAEESRSQAARRSVMVRAKVGKGLISASQKDWARAGRELGWIEEDEGGLGDWEGKAISTSDLALLSAFYVLASSDRSRIRRVLLDRATFKNQLDDSQGWIVDLVRAYVDANYEQVMSLLQYSEPILLLNPFLSSCTRSIISCIQTRSIIQYVQPFSTIRIQTMTQAFGMEGDKMLDVIEKLIGDGDVGAKIDLIDNVLVMDTPDPRAEMFEKALKAGQRSSELAKASLLRMKLTEAGITVNPHAESISTEISGKQQQQQQPPLGPDATATSTTTAVQVPGTAMAEDQSAGDVVMQATGEPNGEHVA is encoded by the exons ATGGCTTCCAAACGATCATACACCGACATCTTGGCATCTATTGATCCCGCCCAATTTGACTGGCCCGCTTACGAAGGCACATACAAAG GCCGAGCCCTTATAACCCGGTATGCTCATCTTGTAAACACCTGTGTTGCCTACCCTTCCCTATCGGCCTCTGAGCTTGCAAAAACGGCATTGCTCAAGCTAATCCCACTCGTCAAGTCATCCACATGGGATATCAACACTTACCTCTGGGCTGTATCTGTCCTTTTTACTATCGTTCACCCTGGTCAGAGATGGAAGGCTGCcgaggaaatggaagtggacagagaagaggatgacgaaggtGGAATCACTAAAATCACGTCGAGAGGTATCCCTcctggagaagggaaggaggaagatgggttCCCTgatgagagatggataaATGAGACGAGGGACACTGTAGCGAAAGAGGTTTCGAGACTTGATGTAGAGCTGAGAGGGTATATGAGCAACCTTATTAAGGAAAGCATCCGT TTGACGCAACTTGCATTTGCAGAATTAGCTTTCAAGGTCGGCAAAGTGCGTGAAGCTCTCAACTACTATGCCGCCACGCGAGAGTATAGCTCTACCCCTCAGCACCACGTCGATCTTGGTGTGGGCGTCGTAGAG ACTTGTCTTGCGTTCAACTACCCGGCACCCCTTTCAGGCCACATCGCCAAACTCGAAACCACGCTTGACCGTCtccatccacctcctcaCACTCAGTCCAAACAGCAAGCTGGCCTCAGCACGACCGCTTCGGACTTGCGGGAACGTCAAGCCGAAGAAAGCCGCTCTCAggcggcgaggaggagTGTGATGGTGAGAGCCAAGGTAGGAAAAGGGCTCATCAGCGCGAGTCAAAAAGATTGGGCTAGGGCTGGGAGAGAGTTGGGATGgattgaggaggatgaaggcggGTTAGGCGATTGGGAAGGCAAG GCCATTTCCACGAGCGATCTGGCCCTCCTTAGTGCTTTCTATGTCCTTGCATCATCTGATCGCAGTCGTATACGTCGAGTACTTCTTGATCGAGCGACGTTCAAAAATCAGCTCGATGATTCACAAGGATGGATTGTCGACTTGGTCAGAGCGTATGTTGACGCGAATTACGAACAAGTTATGTCTCTCCTTCAGTACTCCGAG CCAATTCTTCTCCTTAatcccttcctctcgtcCTGCACCCgctccatcatctcatGTATTCAGACCCGTTCCATCATCCAATATGTCCAACCATTCTCGACTATCCGCATTCAGACTATGACCCAAGCAtttgggatggaaggagacaagatgtTGGATGTCATTGAGAAGCTGattggggatggggatgttGGAGCGAAGATTGATTTGATTGATAAC GTGTTGGTGATGGATACACCCGATCCGAGGGCAGAGATGTTTGAAAAGGCGTTGAAAGCGGGACAAAGGAGCTCCGAGCTTGCTAAAGCATCACTTTTGCGCATGAAGCT TACGGAAGCTGGGATCACCGTTAATCCTCATGCTGAGAGTATCAGTACCGAGATATCCGGcaaacagcaacagcagcagcagccaccACTAGGCCCTGATGCCACAGCCACAAGCACAACCACAGCCGTGCAAGTACCGGGAACTGCTATGGCAGAAGATCAATCAGCGGGAGATGTTGTGATGCAGGCTACTGGGGAGCCGAATGGCGAGCACGTGGCTTAG
- a CDS encoding DNA repair protein rad16, putative: protein MPALRSTRKSAQNQPEMAVIDSVGHSRTNNAVSIKAQRQSTVEVSIPTRRTRSSTSNTASLVPNGVDRDETEDEDWADGDVNMENGDSDIELIEDQKPQINGVNGKGKGRAKEQAQPFNIGKYSRVAKASVTDLKEDTRTSGRSSRAPRRSKSQASVKIEELDGDSTESEFVVDGGGYAMDSEDEARQLKQAIRASSSKAASSKGKRTNHVALNAALARIAGKRSGQSSTATDTANATPLSDDDPVPSDSEFEEAEEQGSDLSDLSTSDSEVEVPLSRGKGSMRGGRGGAQGSKAARPSVAKGKTAAKGKTKKFQGKGRKLGGSDSEKEEEFDGAEALSDEDESLSELSDPNMSWLEKRQMQKRKEKRHAAREAAPRKKKERELAKKLGRKLTNGEKNLIALCMHRPELENVWGDLQANIEPVKPITMEAHPSLKLTLLPFQKESLYWMKKQEEGPWKGGMLADEMGMGKTIQTIALLLSEPRRKPSLVVAPVVALMQWKNEIETHAEGFTVCLWHGQGRMKAAELKKFDVVLVSYGTLEASFRRQQRGFKRGDKFIKEKSPMHEFEWHRVVLDEAHNIKERSTNAAKAAFALKATYKWCLSGTPLQNRVGELYSLVRFLGADPFSHYFCKKCPCKRLHWQFSDKRHCDECGHKPMDHVCFWNTEILTPIAKYGVEEGGPGHTAFKKLKVLLDRMMLRRTKLERADDLGLPPRTIVVRRDYFSPQEKELYMSLFTNAKRQFATYVGQGTVLNNYSNIFSLITRMRQMACHPDLVLRSKNSTLTDVQEGTVCRLCNDTAEDAIMSQCKHVFDRECIKQYLEVKQMRGHKPECPVCHIEISIDLEAEALDLEENNKKARQGILSRLNLDNWRSSSKLEALVEELEKLRHKDCTIKSLVFSQFVSFLDLIAFRLQRAGFNICRLEGSMTPQQRDATIQHFMKNTGVTVFLISLKAGGVALNLTEASMVFMMDSWWNPSVEYQAMDRIHRLGQKRPVKVVKLVIEDSIEDQIVQLQAKKLAMTEAALSSDSDSALGKLTVEDLGFLFKL, encoded by the exons ATGCCTGCTCTCCGCTCAACCCGAAAATCAGCGCAAAACCAGCCAGAAATGGCTGTTATTGACTCTGTCGGCCATTCAAGGACCAATAACGCTGTTTCTATCAAAGCTCAAAGACAATCAACAGTCGAGGTGTCGATACCAACTCGCAGGACGAGATCATCTACCAGCAATACTGCATCTTTAGTCCCCAATGGCGTTGATCGGGATGaaacagaagatgaagattgGGCCGATGGCGATGTCAAC ATGGAGAATGGCGATTCTGACATAGAGTTAATAGAAGATCAGAAGCCACAGATCAATGGCGTCAACGGTAAAGGCAAAGGCAGAGCGAAAGAACAAGCCCAGCCCTTCAACATTGGTAAATACAGTCGTGTCGCCAAAGCTTCCGTAACCGATCTCAAAGAGGACACGCGAACCTCTGGTCGCTCATCGAGAGCACCACGTCGTAGTAAATCACAAGCATCAGTAAAGATTGAGGAACTTGATGGCGATTCAACGGAGTCTGAATTTGTGGTTGACGGTGGAGGGTATGCGATGGATAGCGAGGATGAAGCCAGACAGCTCAAGCAGGCCATCCGTGCATCTAGTAGCAAAGCGGCGTCTTccaaggggaagagaaccAACCATGTTGCTTTGAATGCTGCTTTGGCTCGTATAGCTGGAA AACGGAGCGGCCAGTCGTCAACTGCTACCGACACAGCCAATGCCACTCCTCTCTCCGATGATGATCCCGTCCCCTCTGATTCTGAatttgaagaggctgaagaACAAGGCAGCGATCTATCCGATTTGTCAACATCCGATTCTGAAGTTGAAGTGCCGCTTTCTCGCGGAAAAGGTAGCATGCGaggaggtcgaggaggagCTCAAGGTAGTAAAGCTGCTAGGCCCTCCGTTGCCAAGGGAAAAACAGCTGCCAAAGGAAAAACCAAGAAATTCCAGGGCAAAGGCCGCAAGCTAGGTGGTTCTGATtcagaaaaagaggaggaattcGACGGAGCTGAGGCCCTTTccgatgaggatgaatcCTTATCTGAGCTTTCTGATCCCAATATGTCATGGCTCGAAAAGAGGCAGAtgcaaaaaagaaaggagaagcgCCATGCCGCAAGGGAGGCGGCGCctaggaagaagaaagagcgaGAGCTAGCAAAGAAGTTGGGGAGGAAGTTGACGAACGGGGAGAAGAACCTCATCGCTCTGTGTATG CATCGTCCGGAGCTCGAAAACGTCTGGGGCGATCTTCAAGCCAATATTGAACCTGTCAAACCCATTACTATGGAAGCTCACCCCTCGCTCAAACTCACGCTCTTGCCTTTCCAGAAGGAGAGTCTTTactggatgaagaagcaggaagaaggcCCTTGGAAAGGCGGCATGTTAGCAGATGAAATGGGTATGGGCAAGAC TATTCAAACCATTGCCCTTCTCCTGTCTGAACCTCGACGCAAACCAAGTCTCGTCGTCGCCCCTGTCGTTGCATTGATGCAATGGAAAAACGAAATCGAGACGCATGCTGAAGGGTTTACAGTATGTTTGTGGCATGGACaggggaggatgaaagCGGCGGAATTGAAAAAGTTTGATGTA GTTCTCGTTTCGTATGGGACATTGGAAGCTTCTTTCAGACGACAGCAGCGCGGTTTTAAGCGAGGAGACAAATTCATCAAGGAGAAGTCACCTATGCACGAGTTTGAGTGGCACCG AGTTGTGCTCGATGAAGCCCACAACATCAAGGAACGATCCACCAACGCCGCCAAAGCAGCGTTCGCGCTCAAGGCGACTTACAAATGGTGTTTGTCCGGTACTCCTTTGCAAAATAGGGTTGGAGAGCTTTACTCGCTGGTTCGATTTTTGGGCGCCGATCCTTTTAG TCACTACTTTTGTAAGAAATGTCCTTGTAAGAGATTACATTGGCAATTCTCCGATAAACGTCACTGTGACGAATGCGGACACAAACCGATGGACCATGTCTGTTTCTGGAACACGGAGATCCTCACCCCCATCGCCAAATACGGTGTCGAGGAAGGTGGACCGGGTCACACTGCGTTCAAGAAACTCAAGGTTCTTCTTGACAGGATGATGCTCCGACGGACCAAGCTCGAGAGAGCGGATGATCTTGGTTTGCCCCCGAGGACGATTGTGGTTAGACGGGACTATTTCAGTCcacaggagaaggagttgtATATGAGCCTGTTCACTAATGCCAAGAGGCAGTTCGCCACCTATGTGGGACAGGGAACGGTGTTGAACA ACTATTCGAATATTTTCTCGTTGATCACAAGGA TGCGACAGATGGCTTGCCATCCGGATCTTGTCTTGCGCTCAAAGAACAGCACCCTCACTGACGTCCAGGAAGGCACCGTGTGCCGATTATGCAATGATACC GCCGAAGACGCTATCATGTCACAGTGCAAGCATGTCTTTGATCGAGAATGTATCAAACAATACCTCGAGGTGAAACAGATGCGTGGCCATAAGCCTGAATGTCCTGTCTGCCATATCGAGATTTCCATTGACCTCGAGGCAGAGGCtttggatttggaagaaaaTAACAAGAAAGCTAGACAAGGTATTTTGAGCAGGCTCAATCTTGAT AACTGGCGATCGTCTTCAAAGCTTGAAGCGCTGGTAGAAGAATTGGAGAAGTTGAGACACAAGGATTGCACAATCAAATCGCTCGTGTTCTCGCAGTTTGTGTCTTTCTTGGACTTGATCGCTTTTAGACTGCAGCGCGCTGGATTCAAC ATTTGCCGCCTTGAAGGTAGCATGACGCCTCAGCAACGAGATGCCACTATCCAGCATTTCA TGAAAAATACCGGTGTCACTGTTTTCCTTATCTCATTAAAAGCGGGTGGTGTCGCCTTGAATTTGACAGAAGCGTCTATGGTCTTCATGATGGACAGTTGG TGGAATCCCTCTGTTGAATATCAAGCTATGGACCGTATTCACCGTCTCGGTCAAAAACGACCCGTCAAGGTAGTCAAGCTCGTGATTGAAGATAGTATCGAGGACCAGATTGTTCAGCTGCAAGCTAAGAAACTGGCCATGACCGAGGCGGCGCTGAGCTCTGATTCGGATTCTGCACTGGGCAAGCTTACTGTAGAAGAT CTTGGGTTCTTGTTCAAGTTGTAG
- a CDS encoding mitogen-activated protein (MAP) kinase: protein MTIDQSQINFNVPSTYKLEEIVGEGAYGLVVAGTHLPSGTQVAIKRITPFDHTMFCQRTLREIKLLRHFHHENIISILDLIQPESYEVFNEVYLVQELMETDLHRVIRSQELSDDHCQYFVYQTLRGLKALHSADVLHRDLKPSNLLLNANCDLKICDFGLARSSAKPPPGTSDGGQGFMTEYVATRWYRAPEVMLSFQEYTKAIDLWSVGCILAEMINGKPLFPGRDYHHQLSLILQVLGTPTMDDFNEITSQRSKDYLRALEFTRRQDFSAICPKAKPAAVDLLKQTLTFSPSKRITVEEALMHSYVEAYHDPHDEPNAEPLKPGFFDFEFHQEKLSRDQWKRMIYDEVQDPVPTILSQWTESH, encoded by the exons ATGACAATCGACCAAAGCCAAATCAACTTCAATGTTCCTTCTACTTATAAGCTCGAAGAGATCGTGGGTGAAGGTGCATATGGTCTTGTAGT AGCTGGCACCCACCTTCCCTCTGGGACTCAAGTCGCTATCAAGCGTATCACGCCATTTGACCATACCATGTTCTGCCAACGAACGTTGAGAGAGATCAAGCTTCTTAGGCATTTTCA TCACGAAAATATCATTTCCATTCTTGACCTGATTCAACCAGAAAGCTATGAGGTATTCAACGAAGTCTATCTCGTCCAG GAACTTATGGAGACTGATTT GCACCGAGTGATCAGAAGTCAGGAACTATCAGATGATCACTGCCAATACTTTGTCTACCAG ACTCTTCGGGGTCTGAAAGCCCTCCATTCTGCCGACGTCCTTCACCGTGATCTCAAACCCTCAAACCTTCTGTTAAACGCCAATTGTGACCTCAAA ATCTGTGATTTCGGTCTTGCCCGATCATCTGCCAAGCCTCCACCTGGTACATCAGACGGAGGACAGGGATTCATGACGGAATATGTCGCTACAAGATGGTATCGAGCGCCCGAAGTCATGCTAT CATTCCAAGAATATACCAAGGCTATCGATTTGTGGAGTGTAGGCTGCATTCTTGCTGAAATGA TCAACGGCAAGCCGTTATTCCCTGGGAGAGATTACCACCACC AATTATCTTTGATTTTACAAGTGCTCGGTACCCCTACT ATGGACGACTTCAACGAGATCACCTCTCAACGATCAAAGGATTATCTT CGAGCACTAGAGTTCACCCGACGTCAAGACTTTTCTGCGATTTGCCCTAAAGCCAAGCCTGCGGCGGTTGATCTTTTAAAACAAACCCTCAC CTTTTCCCCGTCCAAGAGGATCACAGTGGAAGAAGCGTTGATGCATTCTTACGTCGAA GCTTATCACGACCCGCATGACGAACCTAATGCTGAACCCCTAAAACCCGGATTCTTTGACTTTGAGTTCCATCAAGAGAAATTGAGTAGAGATCAATGGAAAC GAATGATTTACGATGAGGTGCAAGATCCGGTAcccaccatcctctctcaATGGACGGAAAGCCATTAA
- a CDS encoding expressed protein, producing the protein MTSSPTPTAPCPILIDTSGEPYIPIPSHPELKLTMRKESDIDDLLVLFNTPEIGKWFWRRPFPYKPSDAGVFMSPVPRFATYISTTLLPSLPFPPSPPLPHAENFFPFSVLRTASDGKMIGIVFLSPGAEDKGGEEGTWELAYDLLPAWWGKGVGTGMINAGLGYLEWIGAKKVVAFHEPENAASGAVLCKTGFTRVEDKKLIWPEEKGGGERVVYGWEKRLLRH; encoded by the exons ATGACATCCTCCCCTACCCCTACTGCACCCTGTCCGATCCTTATCGACACTTCCGGCGAACCGTACATCCCGATCCCCTCTCATCCCGAACTCAAGCTCACCATGAGAAAGGAATCAGATATCGATGATCTC CTCGTACTGTTCAACACTCCTGAAATCGGTAAATGGTTCTGGCGTCGTCCATTCCC GTATAAACCCTCCGACGCTGGCGTGTTCATGTCCCCTGTCCCCCGTTTCGCCACATacatctccaccaccctcctcccctcccttcctttcccgCCCTCCCCACCCTTACCGCACGCCGAAAActtctttccattctcTGTCCTTCGTACCGCTTCGGACGGCAAGATGATCGGCATTGTCTTCCTCAGCCCTGGTGCCGAGGACaagggaggggaagaagggacatGGGAGTTGGCGTACGATTTGTTACCTGCTTGGTGGGGTAAAGGTGTGGGGACCGGGATGATCAATGCTGGATTGGGGTATTTGGAATGGATAGGCGCAAAGAAGGTTGTCGCT TTCCATGAACCCGAGAACGCAGCGTCCGGTGCAGTACTTTGCAAAACAGGTTTCACGCGAGTGGAGGATAAAAAGCTTATATGGCCtgaagagaaaggtggCGGTGAACGAGTGGTTTACGGTTGGGAGAAAAGACTGTTGAGGCACTAG
- a CDS encoding 3,4 dihydroxy-2-butanone-4-phosphate synthase, putative, with amino-acid sequence MSRPSQVSNPPTAPPTPFQFDPVPDAIEAIRRGEFVVVMDDESRENEGDVVCAASAVTTEGMAWMIKWTSGYICLSLPPSRLKALQLPPSLPPSGVSQDPKGTAYHLTVDSAPGRHPVSTGISAHDRAYTARLLADPKSDESDFTRPGHMVTLRYAVGGVRKRRGHTECATDLCYLAGLPPAGLLCELVNPYDPAGSMARRDDCWRFAKEWGLKIISVEGLAEYVLKEGKQLVPEEEAKA; translated from the exons ATGTCCCGTCCGAGCCAAGTATCCAACCCGCCCACGGCCCCTCCTACTCCCTTCCAGTTTGACCCCGTGCCCGATGCCATCGAAGCTATCAGGCGCGGGGAGTTTGTAGTCGTCATGGACGACGAAAGCCGTGAAAACGAAGGAGACGTCGTGTGTGCTGCCTCTGCCGTCACTACAGAAGGCATGGCATGGATGATCAAGTGGACAAG CGGCTACATCtgcctctcccttcctccgtCCCGACTGAAAGCACTTCAACTTCccccctctctccctccttctggCGTATCCCAAGACCCCAAGGGAACAGCATACCACCTCACCGTCGACTCGGCTCCCGGACGTCATCCCGTTTCCACCGGTATCTCCGCCCACGATCGAGCGTACACCGCCCGGTTGCTCGCGGATCCCAAGAGCGATGAGAGCGATTTTACAAGGCCGGGACATATGGTTACCCTGAGGTATGCAGTAGGCGgggtgaggaagaggaggggacATACAGAGTGTGCGACAG ATCTCTGCTACCTCGCCGGCCTCCCACCCGCTGGCCTCTTATGTGAGCTCGTCAACCCCTACGACCCTGCAGGATCCATGGCAAGACGAGATGATTGCTGGAGATTTGCAAAGGAGTGGGGATTGAAGATTATCAGTGTGGAAGGGTTGGCAGAGTATGTGTTGAAGGAGGGCAAGCAGCTCGTGCCcgaggaagaggccaaGGCATAA
- a CDS encoding glutathione peroxidase, putative, producing the protein MTFFDSIASKFGYESLPGDVANKSFYDLKAKLPGSKGDLDFSTLKGKVVLIVNTASKCGFTPQYTGLEELHKTYGDKGLVVLGFPSNEFGGQEPGSDDDIAQFCTLNHGVTFPLMKKSEVNGKNMNEVFAWLKSQKGENVGGLAGTTAIKWNFTKFLINKEGKCVGRYGSSTKPEKLKEEIEKLL; encoded by the exons ATGACGTTTTTCGACAGCATCGCCTCCAAGTTTGGTTACGAATCTCTCCCAGGGGACGTTGCCAACAAAAGCTTCTACGATTTGAAAGCCAAGCTGCCTGGGAGCAAGGGTGATTTGGACTTT TCTACTTTGAAAGGCAAGGTTGTGTTGATCGTCAACACTGCTTCCAAATG TGGTTTCACTCCCCAGTATACCGGCCTTGAAGAGCTCCACAAGACTTATGGAGATAAGGGTCTCGTCGTCCTTGGTTTCCCTTCCAACGAGTTTGGAGGACAAGAGCCTGGCTCTGACGATGATATCGCCCAGTTTTGTACC CTCAACCACGGTGTCACTTTCCCGCTTATGAAGAAGTCTGAAGTGAACGGAAAGAACATGAATGAGGTCTTTGCGTGGTTGAAGTCTcagaagggagagaatgTTGGTGGTCTTGCCGGGACCACTGCTATCAAGTG GAACTTTACCAAATTCCTTATCAACAAGGAGGGCAAGTGTGTCGGCCGATATGGCTCTTCCACCAAGCCcgagaagctcaaggagGAAATCGAGAAGCTTCTTTAA
- a CDS encoding ER-associated protein catabolism-related protein, putative codes for MRPQNVAGVAGTGALIMAAGALADQTVFHPTSLTAPFIEQFIESIPDSRWTVSRATKQTPVGDEIFSYVGQWEVEEPEVYPGIPGDKGLVLKTKAAHHAISTLFTEPIDPKGKSLVVQYEVKLQKGLECGGAYIKLLTDQQDEGLRAGEDYTDKTPFTIMFGPDKCGSTNKVHFIFRHKNPLTGEWEEKHLKNPPSPKITKTTALYTLITNPDQTFEILINDESVRKGSLLEDFDPAVNPPKEIDDPEDFKPETWVDEAEIEDVTATKPDDWDEDAPMMITDASATKPEDWLEEEPETIPDPEAEKPEEWDDEEDGDWIPPMVPNPKCEDVSGCGPWTAPKIRNPDYKGKWTVPRIPNPEYKGPWAPRKIANPAFFEDLHPSDFTKIGGVGIELWTMTEDILFDNLYIGHDAAQAKKFAEETYHVKKPIEKEAEGSNEDELEEPSSLVEKVQLKVYEFLHLATFDIAQAVKQMPEVAAGLAAAVFTLLGMLLALFGFIGSAPTKVRQTTVKTKAVAPVAPAGEEEKKALDQAGVEVPAEGSKKRVTRSTKE; via the exons ATGCGTCCCCAGAACGTTGCTGGAGTAGCTGGTACCGGTGCCCTCATCATGGCCGCTGGCGCCCTTGCAGACCAGACTGTCTTCCAT CCCACCTCTCTCACCGCGCCCTTCATCGAGCAGTTCATCGAGTCTATCCCCGACTCTCGATGGACCGTCTCTCGAGCTACCAAACAGACCCCCGTCGGCGACGAGATCTTCTCTTATGTGGGTCAGtgggaggttgaggaacCCGAGGTTTACCCCGGTATCCCTGGTGACAAGGGTCTCGTTTTGA AGACCAAGGCTGCCCACCACGCCATCTCCACTCTCTTCACCGAACCCATTGACCCCAAGGGCAAGTCCCTCGTCGTTCAATACGAGGTCAAGCTTCAAAAGGGTCTCGAGTGCGGTGGCGCCTATATCAAGTTGTTGACCGACCAACAAGACGAAGGCCTTCGTGCTGGTGAGGATTACACTGACAAG AcccccttcaccatcatgTTCGGTCCCGACAAGTGTGGTTCCACCAACAAGGTtcacttcatcttccgacACAAGAACCCTCTTACCGgtgaatgggaagagaagcaCTTGAAGaaccctccttcccccaaGATCACCAAGACCACCGCTCTTTATACCTTGATCACCAA CCCTGACCAGACCTTTGAGATCCTCATCAATGATGAGTCTGTCAGGAAGGGTAGCTTGCTGGAAGACTTTGATCCTGCGGTCAACCCCCCcaaggagattgatgaCCCCGAGGACTTCAAGCCCGAGACTTGGGTCGATGAAGCAGAAATCGAAGACGTCACTGCTACCAAGCCTGACGACTGGGATGAGGATGCTCCTATGATGATCACTGATGCCTCCGCCACCAAGCCCGAGGACTGGCTCGAAGAGGAGCCCGAGACCATTCCTGACCCCGAGGCTGAGAAGCCTGAAGAGTGGGAT gacgaggaagacggTGACTGGATCCCTCCTATGGTCCCCAACCCCAAGTGTGAGGACGTTTCCGGCTGTGGTCCTTGGACTGCTCCTAAGATCAGGAACCCCGACTACAAG GGCAAATGGACTGTTCCCAGGATCCCCAACCCCGAGTACAAGGGCCCCTGGGCCCCCCGAAAGATTGCCAACCCTGCTTTCTTTGAGGACCTTCACCCCTCTGACTTTACCAAAATTGGCGGTGTCGGTATCGAGCTCTGGACCATGACCGAAGACATCCTCT TCGACAACTTGTACATTGGCCATGACGCTGCTCAGGCCAAAAAGTTTGCTGAGGAAACTTACCACGTCAAGAAGCCtatcgagaaggaggctgaGGGCTCAAATGAGGATGAATTGGAggagccttcttctcttgttGAAAAGGTCCAGCTCAAGGTTTACGAGTTCCTTC ACCTTGCCACCTTTGACATTGCCCAAGCCGTCAAGCAAATGCCTGAAGTCGCCGCCGGTCTCGCCGCAGCGGTCTTCACTCTCCTCGGTATGCTTCTTGCGCTCTTTGGCTTTATTGGTTCCGCTCCTACCAAGGTCAGGCAGACTACCGTAAAGACCAAGGCTGTAGCTCCCGTTGCTCCCGCgggtgaggaggagaagaaggccctCGATCAGGCTGGTGTGGAGGTTCCTGCTGAGGgctcgaagaagagggttACTAGGTCTACAAAAGAGTAA